A portion of the Pseudomonas koreensis genome contains these proteins:
- a CDS encoding NCS1 family nucleobase:cation symporter-1 — MRTSLSNNIALNLPSSTLDQPLPHDGLSEPLHLSPRLHNSDLAPTKAEGRRWGQYSIFALWTNDVHNIANYSFAIGLYALGLGGWQILLSLGIGAALVYFFMNLSGYMGQKTGVPFPVISRISFGIHGAQIPALIRAVIAIAWFGIQTYLASVVFRVLLTAVHPGFAEYDHNSILGLSSLGWVCFVAIWLVQLAILAYGMEMVRRYEAFAGPVILLTVAALAAWMYFQANATIAWSIREPLTGAEMWRNIFAGGALWLAIYGTLILNFCDFARSSPCRKTIKVGNFWGLPVNILVFAAITVLLCGAQFQINGRIIESPTEIIASIPNTFFLVLGCLAFLIVTVAVNIMANFVAPAFVLSNLAPKYLTFRRAGLISATIAVLILPWNLYNSPLVIVYFLSGLGALLGPLYGVIMVDYWLIRKGRINVPQLYSEDPDGAYYYSRGINFRAVAAFIPAALIAIVLALVPGFHSVSPFSWLIGAGIAGMLYLIIAKRQPHYAEVSGECIAVDNVSH; from the coding sequence ATGCGTACAAGTCTTTCGAATAACATTGCGCTGAATCTGCCCTCCTCCACGCTTGATCAACCGTTGCCCCACGACGGACTGAGCGAGCCTCTGCACCTCAGCCCGCGTTTGCACAACAGCGATCTGGCGCCGACCAAAGCCGAGGGCCGGCGCTGGGGTCAGTACAGCATCTTCGCCCTGTGGACGAATGACGTGCACAACATCGCCAACTACTCGTTCGCCATCGGCCTGTATGCGTTGGGCCTGGGCGGCTGGCAGATTCTTCTGTCGCTGGGGATCGGCGCGGCGCTGGTGTACTTCTTCATGAACCTGTCCGGCTACATGGGGCAGAAAACCGGGGTGCCGTTTCCGGTGATCAGCCGGATCAGTTTCGGCATCCATGGTGCGCAAATTCCTGCATTAATCAGGGCAGTTATCGCCATCGCCTGGTTCGGTATTCAGACTTATCTTGCCTCGGTGGTATTCCGCGTCTTGCTCACCGCCGTGCATCCCGGCTTCGCCGAATACGATCACAACTCGATTCTCGGCCTGTCGAGCCTGGGCTGGGTGTGCTTTGTGGCGATCTGGCTGGTGCAACTGGCGATCCTCGCCTACGGCATGGAGATGGTGCGCCGTTACGAGGCGTTTGCCGGGCCGGTGATTCTGCTGACGGTCGCCGCCCTCGCCGCGTGGATGTACTTCCAGGCCAATGCAACCATTGCCTGGTCGATCCGCGAGCCGCTGACCGGTGCTGAGATGTGGCGCAACATTTTTGCTGGCGGCGCGTTGTGGCTGGCGATCTACGGCACGCTCATCCTTAATTTCTGCGACTTCGCCCGCTCTTCGCCGTGCCGCAAGACCATCAAAGTGGGAAATTTCTGGGGCTTGCCGGTGAACATTCTGGTCTTCGCGGCGATTACCGTGCTGCTGTGTGGCGCCCAGTTCCAGATCAACGGGCGAATCATCGAAAGCCCGACCGAAATCATCGCCTCGATCCCCAACACATTCTTTCTGGTGCTCGGCTGCCTGGCTTTTCTGATCGTCACCGTCGCGGTGAACATCATGGCCAACTTCGTCGCCCCGGCGTTCGTCCTCAGCAACCTCGCGCCGAAGTACCTCACCTTCCGCCGCGCCGGGCTGATCAGCGCGACCATCGCCGTGTTGATCCTGCCGTGGAACCTCTACAACAGCCCGCTGGTGATCGTTTACTTCCTGTCGGGCCTCGGTGCCCTGCTCGGTCCGTTGTACGGGGTGATCATGGTCGACTACTGGCTGATTCGCAAAGGCCGGATCAACGTGCCGCAGCTCTACAGTGAAGACCCCGATGGCGCTTATTACTACAGCCGCGGCATCAATTTCCGCGCGGTGGCGGCGTTTATTCCTGCAGCGCTGATCGCCATCGTCCTGGCGCTGGTGCCAGGTTTCCACAGCGTTTCGCCGTTCTCCTGGCTGATCGGTGCCGGCATCGCCGGCATGCTTTACCTGATCATCGCCAAACGCCAGCCGCACTACGCCGAAGTCAGCGGCGAATGCATCGCTGTGGATAACGTCAGCCACTGA
- the pabB gene encoding aminodeoxychorismate synthase component I encodes MLTCSVHPLPYRANPADYFAAIRHAPGAVLLDSGRPSAERGRYDLLSAWPLEQLAVLPDESGAHFLQRMRDNLSRLGEAQLPAGYELPFAGGLIGYLSYDFGRHLENLPSQALDDLQLPDARFGLYDWALISDHQAQTSQLVFHPSLADSERQRLVALFTQPQVDALAPFKLNAPMAADLSADDYRQAFERIQNYIQAGDCYQVNFAQRFRAECQGDPWLAYCALRLACPTPFSGFQSLPDGGAVLSLSPERFVRVSQRQVETRPIKGTRPRGLTPAEDAANATELLASPKDRAENLMIVDLLRNDLGRTCRIGSVRVPELFSLESYPNVHHLVSSVTGELAAERDALDLIAGSFPGGSITGAPKIRAMQIIDELEPTRRGLYCGSLLYLDVRGEMDSSIAIRSLLVKDGQVCCWGGGGIVADSDWQAEYQESMTKVRILLETLQNL; translated from the coding sequence ATGTTGACCTGTTCCGTACACCCGCTGCCCTACCGCGCCAATCCCGCCGACTATTTCGCGGCCATCCGCCACGCTCCCGGCGCCGTGCTGCTCGACAGCGGCCGGCCGAGCGCCGAACGCGGCCGTTATGACCTGCTCAGCGCCTGGCCGCTGGAACAACTGGCGGTACTGCCGGACGAAAGCGGTGCGCATTTCCTCCAGCGCATGCGCGACAACCTCAGCCGCTTGGGCGAAGCACAATTGCCTGCCGGGTACGAATTGCCGTTCGCCGGCGGACTGATCGGTTACCTGAGCTACGACTTCGGCCGGCATCTGGAGAACCTGCCGAGTCAGGCGCTGGATGACCTGCAACTGCCCGATGCGCGTTTTGGTCTTTATGACTGGGCATTGATTAGCGATCACCAGGCGCAAACCAGCCAATTGGTCTTTCATCCATCGCTTGCTGACAGTGAACGGCAGCGACTGGTCGCGCTGTTCACTCAGCCTCAAGTTGACGCGCTGGCGCCCTTCAAACTGAATGCGCCGATGGCCGCTGATCTCTCGGCTGACGATTACCGCCAGGCCTTCGAGCGCATTCAGAATTACATCCAGGCCGGCGATTGCTATCAGGTCAACTTCGCGCAACGCTTCCGCGCTGAATGTCAGGGCGACCCATGGCTGGCTTATTGCGCATTGCGCCTAGCCTGCCCGACACCGTTCTCCGGTTTCCAGAGCCTGCCCGACGGTGGCGCGGTGCTTAGCCTGTCGCCGGAACGCTTCGTCAGAGTCAGCCAGCGCCAGGTCGAAACCCGTCCGATCAAAGGCACCCGCCCCCGCGGCCTGACCCCAGCCGAAGACGCCGCCAACGCCACCGAACTGTTGGCCAGCCCCAAGGATCGCGCGGAAAACCTGATGATCGTCGACCTGCTGCGCAACGATCTCGGGCGCACCTGCCGCATCGGCTCGGTGCGCGTGCCGGAGCTGTTCAGTCTGGAGAGCTATCCGAATGTGCATCATCTGGTCAGCAGCGTGACCGGTGAATTGGCGGCAGAGCGTGATGCGCTGGATCTGATCGCCGGCAGCTTCCCCGGCGGGTCGATCACCGGCGCACCGAAGATTCGGGCGATGCAGATCATCGACGAGCTGGAGCCGACCCGGCGCGGTTTGTATTGCGGATCGTTGCTGTACCTGGACGTGCGCGGTGAGATGGACAGCTCCATCGCCATTCGCAGTCTGTTGGTCAAGGATGGCCAGGTATGCTGTTGGGGCGGCGGCGGGATCGTCGCCGATTCCGACTGGCAGGCGGAGTATCAGGAATCGATGACCAAAGTCAGAATCCTCTTGGAAACCCTGCAAAACCTCTGA
- a CDS encoding aspartate/glutamate racemase family protein, producing MRILVVNVNTTESITDAIARSAQAVASPGTEIVGLTPYFGAESIEGNFESYLAAIAVMDRVMAYDHPFDAVIQAGYGEHGREGLQELLNVPVVDITDAAASTAMFLGHAYSVVTTLDRTVPLIEDRLKLSGLWDRCASVRASGLAVLELEHEPQRALEAIVQQAELAVTQDKAEVICLGCGGMAGLDEQIRRRTGVPVVDGVTAAVTIAESLVRLKLSTSKVRTYATPRPKSIIGWGQRFAR from the coding sequence ATGCGTATTCTCGTGGTCAACGTCAACACCACCGAATCCATCACCGACGCCATCGCCCGCTCGGCGCAGGCCGTCGCCTCACCCGGTACCGAAATCGTCGGCCTGACGCCGTACTTCGGCGCCGAATCGATCGAAGGCAATTTCGAAAGCTACCTGGCCGCCATCGCCGTGATGGACCGGGTGATGGCCTACGACCACCCGTTCGATGCGGTGATCCAGGCCGGCTACGGCGAGCATGGCCGCGAAGGCCTGCAGGAATTACTCAACGTGCCGGTGGTGGACATCACCGACGCGGCGGCCAGCACCGCGATGTTCCTTGGCCATGCCTACTCGGTGGTGACCACGCTGGATCGCACCGTGCCGCTAATCGAGGATCGGCTGAAATTGTCCGGCCTGTGGGATCGCTGTGCCTCGGTGCGCGCCAGTGGTCTGGCGGTTCTCGAGCTGGAACATGAGCCGCAGCGCGCACTGGAAGCGATCGTGCAGCAGGCGGAATTGGCGGTTACCCAAGACAAGGCCGAGGTGATTTGCCTGGGCTGCGGCGGCATGGCCGGACTGGACGAGCAGATTCGCCGACGCACCGGCGTGCCGGTGGTGGATGGGGTTACGGCGGCGGTGACGATTGCCGAATCGCTGGTGCGCTTGAAGTTGTCTACGTCCAAGGTACGAACGTATGCGACGCCACGGCCGAAGAGCATTATTGGTTGGGGGCAGCGGTTTGCTCGATAG
- a CDS encoding LysR family transcriptional regulator yields METFSSIECFVRSAEVGSFAEAARRLSLTPAAVGKSVAKLEARLGVRLFQRSTRSLTLTEAGQLFLSEVSASLTTIQNAVANLASAGGQPAGTLKVSMGTVFGRLYIVPLLGEFLRRYPAINPDWHFDNRQVDLIAQGFDAAIGGGFELPQGVVARRLTPAHRVLVASQDYLQNHAPISHPEDLNLHDGILIRSPQTGRVRSWQLSHRDQQHSPLTLRARMTMSDSEAACATAMQGLGIALVSMPFAVPYLQAGTLQRVLPDWFVDDGNISIYYAEHKLLPGKTRAFVDFVIEQFAEQGLARRFSAV; encoded by the coding sequence ATGGAAACGTTCAGCAGTATCGAATGCTTTGTGCGCAGCGCCGAGGTCGGCAGCTTTGCCGAAGCCGCGCGGCGCTTGAGCCTGACCCCGGCGGCGGTAGGCAAAAGTGTGGCGAAACTGGAAGCGCGGCTTGGCGTGCGGCTGTTCCAGCGTAGTACACGCAGCCTGACGTTGACCGAAGCGGGGCAGCTGTTTTTGAGTGAGGTCAGCGCCAGCCTGACCACCATCCAGAATGCCGTGGCCAATCTGGCCAGCGCTGGAGGGCAGCCGGCCGGGACGCTGAAAGTCAGCATGGGCACGGTGTTCGGGCGTCTGTATATCGTGCCGCTGCTCGGCGAATTCTTGCGGCGTTATCCGGCGATCAACCCGGACTGGCATTTCGATAACCGTCAGGTCGACCTCATTGCGCAGGGCTTCGACGCGGCGATTGGCGGCGGCTTTGAACTGCCACAAGGCGTGGTTGCGCGCAGACTGACGCCGGCGCATCGGGTGCTGGTGGCGTCGCAGGATTATCTGCAGAACCATGCGCCGATTAGCCATCCCGAAGATCTCAACCTGCACGACGGTATTCTGATTCGCTCACCGCAGACCGGGCGTGTGCGTTCCTGGCAACTCAGCCATCGCGATCAACAACACAGTCCGCTGACGTTGCGGGCGCGGATGACCATGAGTGATTCCGAGGCGGCGTGTGCGACGGCGATGCAAGGTTTGGGGATCGCACTGGTGAGCATGCCGTTTGCGGTCCCGTACCTTCAGGCGGGGACATTGCAGCGGGTGCTGCCGGACTGGTTTGTCGATGACGGCAACATTTCGATCTATTACGCCGAGCACAAATTGTTGCCGGGCAAGACCCGGGCGTTTGTGGATTTTGTGATTGAGCAGTTTGCTGAGCAGGGATTGGCGCGGCGGTTTAGTGCTGTCTGA
- a CDS encoding alpha-L-glutamate ligase-like protein produces the protein MFGFWKTWKALEARGIMGINRRNADYVLKYNKRSLYPIVDDKILTKERAIAAGIHVPELYGVISTEKEIDKLDEIIGGRSDFVIKPAQGAGGDGIIVIADRFEGRYRTVSGKILAHEELEHHISSILTGLYSLGGHRDRALIEYRVTPDQIFKSISYEGVPDIRIIVLMGYPVMAMLRLPTRQSGGKANLHQGAIGVGVDLATGLTLRGTWLNNIITKHPDTTNAVDGVQLPYWDGFMKLAAGCYELCGLGYIGVDMVLDQEKGPLILELNARPGLNIQIANDCGLTLRTHAVEARLEELKARGVTESVEERVAFTQEMFGHIPAVEG, from the coding sequence ATGTTCGGTTTCTGGAAGACCTGGAAGGCCCTCGAGGCGCGCGGCATCATGGGCATCAACCGCCGAAACGCGGACTACGTGCTCAAGTACAACAAGCGCAGCCTGTACCCGATCGTCGATGACAAGATCCTCACCAAGGAACGCGCCATTGCCGCCGGCATCCATGTGCCGGAGCTGTACGGAGTGATCTCCACCGAGAAGGAAATCGACAAGCTCGACGAGATCATCGGCGGGCGCAGCGACTTCGTGATCAAACCGGCCCAGGGCGCCGGCGGCGACGGCATCATCGTCATCGCCGACCGCTTCGAGGGCCGTTATCGCACCGTGTCGGGCAAGATCCTCGCCCACGAAGAGCTCGAACATCACATCTCGAGCATCCTCACCGGCCTGTACTCGCTGGGCGGCCACCGCGACCGCGCGCTGATCGAATACCGCGTGACCCCGGACCAGATCTTCAAAAGCATCAGCTACGAAGGCGTGCCGGACATCCGCATCATCGTGCTGATGGGTTACCCGGTGATGGCGATGCTTCGTTTGCCGACCCGCCAGTCCGGCGGCAAGGCCAACCTGCACCAGGGCGCCATTGGCGTTGGTGTGGATCTGGCCACCGGCCTTACGCTGCGTGGCACCTGGCTGAACAACATCATCACCAAACACCCCGACACCACCAACGCGGTGGACGGCGTGCAACTGCCCTACTGGGACGGTTTCATGAAACTCGCCGCCGGTTGCTACGAGCTGTGCGGGCTGGGTTATATCGGTGTGGACATGGTGCTCGATCAGGAGAAAGGTCCGCTGATTCTTGAACTGAATGCGCGGCCAGGGCTGAATATTCAGATCGCCAACGATTGCGGGCTGACCTTGCGTACCCACGCGGTTGAAGCGCGCCTGGAAGAGTTGAAGGCGCGTGGCGTGACGGAGTCCGTTGAAGAACGGGTGGCGTTTACTCAGGAAATGTTTGGGCATATTCCAGCCGTTGAGGGCTGA
- a CDS encoding phosphoadenylyl-sulfate reductase — protein sequence MSPTFDVVELATTYANKSAQDILKLAFAEFGDDLWISFSGAEDVVLVDMAWKLNKNVKVFSLDTGRLHPETYRFIEQVREHYRIDIEIVSPDYTKLEPFVKEKGLFSFYKDGHGECCGIRKIEPLRRKLSDVKAWATGQRRDQSPGTRSAVAVLEIDTAFSTPERTLYKFNPLAQMTSEEIWGYIRMLELPYNSLHERGFISIGCEPCTRPVLPNQHEREGRWWWEEATQKECGLHAGNIISKSKA from the coding sequence ATGAGCCCAACGTTCGACGTCGTGGAACTCGCCACGACCTATGCCAACAAATCCGCCCAGGACATCCTCAAGCTCGCCTTCGCCGAATTCGGCGATGACTTGTGGATATCTTTCAGCGGCGCCGAGGACGTGGTGTTGGTGGACATGGCGTGGAAGCTGAACAAGAACGTCAAAGTGTTCAGCCTCGACACCGGCCGCCTGCACCCGGAGACCTACCGCTTCATCGAGCAAGTGCGCGAGCACTACCGGATCGACATCGAAATCGTCTCGCCGGACTACACGAAACTCGAACCGTTCGTGAAGGAAAAAGGCCTGTTCAGTTTTTATAAGGACGGCCATGGCGAGTGCTGCGGCATCCGCAAGATCGAACCGCTGCGCCGCAAGCTGTCCGACGTCAAAGCCTGGGCCACCGGCCAGCGCCGCGATCAGAGCCCGGGCACTCGCAGCGCTGTGGCAGTGCTGGAAATCGACACAGCTTTCTCTACGCCGGAACGCACTCTATACAAGTTCAACCCCCTGGCGCAGATGACCAGCGAAGAGATCTGGGGCTACATCCGCATGCTCGAACTGCCCTACAACAGCCTGCATGAGCGCGGCTTCATCAGCATCGGCTGCGAACCCTGCACCCGTCCGGTACTGCCGAACCAGCACGAGCGCGAAGGCCGCTGGTGGTGGGAAGAAGCCACGCAGAAAGAATGCGGGTTGCATGCGGGGAATATCATCAGCAAGAGCAAGGCTTGA
- the thrH gene encoding bifunctional phosphoserine phosphatase/homoserine phosphotransferase ThrH, giving the protein MEIACLDLEGVLVPEIWIAFAEQTGIDALKATTRDIPDYDVLMKQRLRILDEHGLKLSDIQEVIATLKPLDGAVEFVNWLRERFQVVILSDTFYEFSQPLMRQLGFPTLLCHRLITDESGRVTSYQLRQKDPKRQSVLAFKSLYYRVIAAGDSYNDTTMLGEADAGILFHAPDNVIREFPQFPAVHTFEELKQEFLKASNRELSL; this is encoded by the coding sequence GTGGAAATTGCTTGCCTGGATCTTGAAGGGGTACTGGTACCGGAAATCTGGATCGCCTTCGCCGAACAAACCGGAATCGACGCCCTCAAGGCCACCACCCGGGACATTCCCGATTACGACGTATTGATGAAGCAGCGTCTGCGCATCCTCGATGAACACGGCCTCAAGCTCTCGGACATTCAGGAAGTGATCGCCACGCTGAAACCGCTGGACGGCGCGGTGGAGTTCGTCAACTGGCTGCGCGAGCGCTTTCAGGTGGTGATTCTCTCGGACACTTTTTATGAATTCTCGCAGCCGCTGATGCGCCAGCTGGGCTTCCCGACTCTGCTTTGCCATCGGTTGATCACTGACGAAAGCGGGCGGGTGACCAGCTATCAGTTGCGTCAGAAAGATCCCAAGCGTCAGTCGGTGCTGGCGTTCAAGAGCCTGTATTACCGGGTGATCGCGGCGGGCGATTCGTACAACGACACGACGATGCTCGGTGAGGCAGATGCAGGGATTCTGTTTCATGCGCCGGACAACGTGATTCGCGAGTTTCCGCAGTTCCCGGCGGTGCATACGTTTGAAGAGCTGAAGCAGGAATTTCTCAAGGCCTCTAATAGAGAGTTAAGTTTGTAG